A region from the Rhodamnia argentea isolate NSW1041297 chromosome 7, ASM2092103v1, whole genome shotgun sequence genome encodes:
- the LOC115729544 gene encoding mitogen-activated protein kinase 9-like, with amino-acid sequence MGSNNFVDGVRRWFHRRSSTTVPNNQHNHPDQNSGNGYRNSRCGKRHVSLSESHARSPNGGGDASESREQKGNLAIVGDFGISGLSLIKVHKRTHFNMAADSQKKGTPEADFFTEYGEASQYQIQEVIGKGSYGVVGSATDTHTGERVAIKKINDVFEHVSDATRILREIKLLRLLRHPDVVEIKHIMLPPSRREFRDIYVIFELMESDLHQVIKANDDLTPEHYQFFLYQLLRGLKYIHAANVFHRDLKPKNILANADCKLKICDFGLARVSFNDAPSAIFWTDYVATRWYRAPELCGSFFSKYTPAIDIWSIGCIFAEMLTGKPLFPGKNVVHQLDLMTDLLGTPPPEAIARIRNEKARRYLSNMRKKQPVPFKQKFPNADPLALRLLERLLAFDPKDRPTAEEGLADPYFHGLANLDREPSAQPISKLEFEFERRKLTKDDVRELIYREILEYHPQMLQEYLRGGDQISFMYPSGVDRFKRQFAHLEEHYGKGERSMPILRQNASLPRERVCEPNNDGENPGASVATSPSKAAQQSNNLGNPNSDAQHDPNQPNSTRCLLKSASISASKCIGVQGRETEHEEAEVNDEAIDGLSRKVEALHA; translated from the exons ATGGGGAGCAACAATTTCGTGGACGGTGTTCGTCGCTGGTTCCATCGTCGCTCGTCCACGACTGTCCCAAACAACCAGCACAACCATCCCGACCAAAATAGCGGCAACGGTTACCGCAACTCCCGTTGTGGGAAGCGTCACGTGTCCTTGAGCGAATCTCACGCTCGATCCCCGAACGGTGGGGGCGACGCTAGCGAAAGCCGGGAACAAAAGGGGAATCTCGCGATCGTTGGGGATTTTGGCATCTCCGGACTGTCTCTGATCAAAGTTCATAAACGGACCCACTTCAATATGGCTGCCGATTCTCAGAAAAAG GGAACTCCTGAAGCAGATTTTTTTACGGAGTACGGTGAAGCTAGTCAATATCAAATTCAAGAAGTTATTGGGAAAGGAAGCTATGGTGTGGTTGGTTCTGCTACCGATACCCACACTGGAGAAAGAGTCGCAATTAAGAAAATCAATGATGTTTTTGAGCACGTTTCTGATGCCACTCGCATTCTCAGAGAAATAAAGCTCCTTCGGCTGCTTCGTCATCCAGATGTTGTGGAAATCAAGCATATCATGCTTCCTCCCTCACGGCGGGAATTCAGGGACATATATGTTATATTCGAGCTGATGGAATCAGATCTTCACCAAGTTATTAAGGCGAATGATGATCTTACCCCTGAGCACTATCAGTTTTTCTTGTACCAGCTTCTTCGTGGTCTAAAATATATTCATGCCG CTAATGTTTTCCATAGAGATTTAAAACCGAAAAATATTCTTGCTAATGCTGATTGTAAATTAAAGATCTGCGATTTTGGGCTTGCCCGTGTATCCTTCAACGACGCTCCATCAGCTATATTCTGGACC GATTATGTTGCAACTCGGTGGTATCGAGCTCCGGAACTCTGTGGTTCTTTCTTCTCCAAA TATACCCCGGCGATTGATATTTGGAGCATAGGATGCATATTTGCGGAAATGCTCACAGGAAAACCGCTATTTCCGGGGAAAAATGTGGTGCATCAACTGGATCTGATGACTGATTTGCTTGGCACTCCTCCTCCTGAAGCCATTGCAAGG ATTCGGAATGAAAAGGCTAGAAGGTACCTTAGTAACATGCGGAAGAAACAACCTGTTCCTTTCAAACAAAAGTTCCCTAATGCAGATCCACTGGCTCTTCGCCTGCTGGAGCGCCTTCTTGCATTTGACCCTAAAGATCGTCCGACTGCTGAAGAG GGACTAGCTGATCCTTATTTTCATGGTTTGGCCAATTTGGATCGTGAACCATCCGCTCAACCCATCTCAAAACTTGAGTTTGAGTTCGAGAGAAGAAAACTGACGAAAGATGATGTCAGAGAGTTAATTTACCGTGAG ATATTAGAGTATCATCCTCAGATGCTCCAGGAGTATCTTCGTGGAGGAGATCAAATAAGCTTCATGTACCCAAG TGGTGTTGATCGATTCAAGCGACAGTTTGCCCATCTGGAGGAGCACTACGGTAAAGGCGAAAGAAGCATGCCAATCCTAAGGCAAAATGCTTCATTGCCGAG GGAGAGAGTTTGCGAACCTAACAATGATGGCGAGAATCCAGGTGCCTCTGTTGCCACCAGCCCTTCAAAGGCAGCGCAGCAGTCTAATAATTTGGGAAATCCAAATTCCGATGCGCAACATGATCCCAACCAACCAAATAGTACACGTTGCTTATTGAAGAGTGCCAGCATCAGTGCTTCCAAGTGCATTGGCGTTCAGGGAAGAGAAACCGAG CATGAGGAGGCTGAAGTGAATGATGAGGCTATTGATGGGTTGTCTCGAAAGGTCGAGGCTCTCCATGCTTGA
- the LOC115729545 gene encoding peptidyl-prolyl cis-trans isomerase FKBP17-2, chloroplastic, with the protein MATFFSSPPFLSRPITRTLNFSSSSPSPQNPPPQPPPNPPPQPPSPPPPQQLSAASPQQPQPASVKPQKKQRTTAESTDWIASSLTRRFGLGAGLAWAAFLAVGVVSEQIKTRLEVSEQEASTRNVEKEEEVVLPNGLRYYELRVGGGALPRPGDLVVIDLKGEIQGSGKVFVDTFEGDKKPLALVMGSRPYSKGVCEGIEYVLTSMKAGGKRRVIVPPSLGYGEEGADLGTGVQIPPSSTLEYIVEVDKVSIAPA; encoded by the exons ATGGCCACTTTCTTTAGCTCTCCTCCGTTTCTCTCCCGCCCCATCACCAGGACTCTGAacttctcttcctcttcaccatCCCCACAGAATCCTCCTCCGCAGCCGCCGCCAAATCCGCCACCGcagccgccgtcgccgcccccTCCTCAGCAGCTGAGCGCCGCCTCGCCGCAGCAGCCCCAGCCGGCTTCCGTCAAACCTCAGAAGAAGCAGAGGACGACGGCCGAGTCGACGGACTGGATCGCGAGCTCCCTGACCCGGCGGTTCGGGCTCGGCGCGGGCCTCGCTTGGGCGGCGTTCTTGGCCGTGGGCGTCGTCTCCGAGCAGATCAAGACGCGCCTCGAAGTTTCGGAGCAGGAAGCCAGTACGAG GAACGtcgagaaggaagaagaagtggTTTTGCCTAATGGGCTAAG GTACTATGAACTTCGAGTTGGTGGCGGCGCATTGCCAAGGCCAGGGGACTTGGTTGTGATTGATCTCAAGGGGGAAATACAAGGAAGTGGCAAAGTTTTTGTCGACACATTTGAGGGCGATAAGAAGCCGCTGGCATTAGTGATGGGGTCGAGGCCATACAGTAAAGGAGTGTGCGAAGGGATAGAGTACGTCTTGACGTCGATGAAGGCGGGAGGTAAGAGAAGAGTAATAGTTCCTCCAAGTTTAGGATATGGAGAGGAGGGCGCCGATTTGGGGACGGGGGTCCAGATTCCTCCGTCTTCGACCTTAGAATACATTGTCGAGGTCGATAAAGTCTCTATTGCACCTGCTTGA
- the LOC115729546 gene encoding ras-related protein RABA6a-like: protein MVDSFDEECDYLFKAVLTGDSAVGKSNLLSRFARDEFQLDSKPTIGVEFAYRNVKVGEKLIKAQIWDTAGQERFRAITSSYYRGALGALLVYDITRRATFENVKKWLRELRDFGNPDMVVVLVGNKSDLSSSREVDLAEGKSFAEAEDLCFMETSALENLNVEEAFLEMITKIHEITSQKSLEAKSNEVTSSLQGPKQIIQIDEVTATKKSSCCST, encoded by the exons ATGGTTGATTCCTTCGACGAGGAGTGCGATTACTTGTTCAAGGCCGtcttgaccggcgattccgctgTCGGGAAATCGAACCTCCTGTCGAGATTCGCCAGGGACGAGTTCCAGTTGGATTCGAAACCCACCATAGGAGTGGAGTTCGCATACAGGAACGTCAAAGTCGGGGAGAAGCTCATCAAAGCCCAGATATGGGACACTGCAGGGCAGGAAAG ATTTCGAGCCATCACCAGTTCATACTATCGTGGGGCGCTGGGAGCGCTGCTGGTGTACGACATCACGCGCCGAGCGACTTTCGAGAACGTGAAGAAATGGCTGCGCGAGCTCAGAGACTTCGGGAATCCCGACATGGTGGTGGTCCTCGTCGGGAATAAGTCCGATCTGAGCAGCTCTAGAGAAGTGGACCTGGCAGAAGGGAAGAGCTTCGCAGAGGCAGAGGATCTGTGCTTCATGGAGACTTCTGCTCTGGAGAATCTGAACGTTGAAGAAGCGTTCCTGGAGATGATCACCAAAATCCATGAGATCACTAGCCAGAAGAGCTTAGAAGCCAAGAGCAACGAAGTCACCAGTAGCCTCCAGGGTCCTAAGCAGATCATTCAGATTGATGAGGTCACTGCTACTAAAAAATCATCCTGTTGTTCAACTTAA
- the LOC115730167 gene encoding probable calcium-binding protein CML27, which yields MASKPPSLSLKDASERELQKVFNQFDADADGKISPAELSGVLSATGSASSPADVRRAMEDIDADKDGFISRAEFAAFCRSDSSSSSAEAEIRDAFDLYDRDKDGLISAEELHLVLNRLNARCSRQDCARMIQSVDKDGDGKGQLRGVQEDDVGFGSW from the coding sequence atgGCGTCCAAGCCTCCCAGCCTCAGCCTCAAGGACGCGAGCGAGCGCGAGCTCCAGAAGGTCTTCAACCAGTTCGACGCCGACGCCGACGGCAAGATCTCCCCCGCCGAGCTCTCCGGCGTCCTCTCCGCCACCGGATCGGCCTCCTCCCCCGCCGACGTCCGACGCGCCATGGAGGACATCGACGCCGACAAGGACGGCTTCATCAGCCGCGCCGAGTTCGCTGCCTTCTGCCGGTCCgactcctcgtcctcctccgcGGAGGCGGAGATCCGCGACGCCTTCGATCTGTACGACCGGGACAAGGACGGCCTGATCTCCGCGGAGGAGCTGCACCTGGTGCTCAACCGGCTGAACGCCCGGTGCTCCCGCCAGGACTGCGCGAGGATGATCCAGTCGGTGGACAAGGACGGCGATGGGAAAGGTCAACTTCGAGGAGTTCAAGAGGATGATGTCGGATTCGGTTCCTGGTAA
- the LOC115734736 gene encoding pentatricopeptide repeat-containing protein At3g18020 produces the protein MFASPRNRLSLSRFTRPSLFLTPPSRHRRLQSTHPPPPPHEPTSLEHELDRVCVSNRSFWTKKIHDLCTHDRNVDEALRLLDRLRLRGYRPDSLNLSSVIHALCDAKRFEEARRRFVSCVSSGYVVPDERTCNTIVARLLDSRDPHGTLRVIRCLADVKPGYVCSLTNFNRLIDQWCCIPRPGYGHRVFLDMKSRGHTPSCVSYTTLINGYCKVGDVRAAQKLFDEMVEEGIRPNSLTYSALVGGFLRRRDGERAREFILRLWEVMKCEEDLFVSNAAFADLIDSLCREGFSNEVFQIAESMPQGLKAVAEEHAYGQMIYSLCKAGRHHGASRIIYIMRKRGLSPSLTSYNSIVHGLSKQGACMRAYQLLKEGIEFGYLPSEYTYKVLVEALCQESDLPKAREVLQVMLNEEGVQKTRVYNIYLRALCLMNNPTELLNVLVSMLQSNCQPDVISLNTVIHGFCKTGRVEDALKIVHDMITGKFCAPDAVTFTTVISGLLDVGKSQEALDLLRQAILAENTKPSVVTYNAVLRGLFKLSKVKEAEDIFISMKNNGVAANCTTYSIIIDGLCNCNQVDKAKRLWDDVIWPSKMHDNYVYAALLKGICLSGDLDGTCHFLYELVDSGVSPNIFCYNILIDKACKLGLKREAYQILGEMKKNGLAPDAVTWRTLDKLHSSVKVQSYSEDSMSQSEGSLPELIREERFQYS, from the coding sequence ATGTTCGCATCACCCAGGAATCGACTGTCTCTCTCCAGGTTCACTCGTCCTTCGCTCTTCTTAACACCGCCCTCGCGACACCGTCGCCTCCAATCCACTCATCCACCACCACCGCCCCACGAGCCGACGTCCCTAGAGCACGAGCTCGACCGAGTGTGCGTATCGAACCGGTCGTTCTGGACCAAGAAGATACACGATCTCTGCACCCACGACCGGAACGTCGACGAGGCCCTCCGCCTCCTCGACCGCCTCCGTCTCCGCGGCTACCGACCCGACTCGCTCAACCTCAGCAGCGTGATTCACGCTCTCTGCGACGCGAAACGGTTCGAGGAGGCCCGCCGTCGGTTCGTCTCCTGCGTTTCGTCTGGTTATGTCGTCCCGGACGAGCGTACCTGCAACACGATCGTTGCTAGATTGCTCGATTCTCGCGACCCACATGGCACGTTGCGAGTCATAAGGTGTTTGGCTGATGTCAAGCCCGGGTACGTGTGTTCCTTGACTAATTTTAACCGCTTGATTGATCAGTGGTGCTGTATACCGAGACCCGGTTATGGGCATAGGGTGTTTCTGGATATGAAGAGCCGGGGGCATACTCCGAGCTGCGTTTCTTACACCACTTTGATCAATGGGTATTGTAAGGTGGGCGACGTGAGGGCTGCACAGAAGCTGTTTGATGAAATGGTTGAAGAAGGTATAAGGCCCAATTCTCTGACATATAGTGCGTTGGTCGGTGGTTTTCTTCGACGGCGAGATGGGGAGAGAGCGAGGGAATTTATTCTCAGGCTCTGGGAGGTAATGAAATGCGAAGAGGACTTGTTTGTGAGCAACGCTGCTTTTGCGGATCTTATTGATTCTTTGTGCAGAGAAGGGTTTTCCAATGAAGTGTTTCAGATTGCAGAGAGCATGCCTCAAGGCCTGAAAGCTGTCGCGGAGGAGCATGCGTATGGGCAGATGATATATTCTCTTTGTAAAGCTGGAAGGCATCATGGAGCTTCAAGGATCATCTATATAATGAGGAAGCGAGGGTTGTCACCGAGTTTAACATCATACAATTCTATCGTTCACGGGCTTAGCAAGCAGGGTGCTTGCATGAGAGCTTACCAGCTGTTAAAGGAAGGGATTGAGTTTGGTTACTTACCCTCTGAGTATACTTACAAGGTTCTAGTCGAAGCTCTTTGCCAGGAATCTGACCTTCCCAAGGCAAGGGAAGTCCTGCAGGTTATGCTGAATGAGGAAGGTGTGCAAAAGACAAGAGTTTATAACATTTATCTGAGAGCTCTTTGTCTCATGAATAACCCAACTGAGCTCTTAAACGTGCTCGTTTCAATGCTTCAAAGTAATTGTCAGCCCGACGTTATAAGCCTCAACACAGTCATTCACGGTTTCTGCAAGACTGGGAGAGTGGAAGATGCTCTAAAAATTGTACATGATATGATTACGGGTAAGTTCTGTGCTCCAGATGCTGTGACATTCACTACAGTTATTTCTGGTTTGCTGGATGTTGGAAAATCCCAGGAAGCTTTAGACTTATTACGTCAGGCTATTCTTGCGGAAAACACTAAACCTTCTGTCGTGACATACAATGCAGTTCTTCGTGGATTGTTCAAACTTAGTAAAGTAAAGGAAGCAGAAGATATATTTATTAGCATGAAAAATAATGGTGTTGCTGCAAATTGCACGACCTATTCCATTATAATTGATGGTCTATGTAATTGTAATCAAGTAGACAAAGCTAAGAGGTTATGGGACGATGTTATCTGGCCGTCCAAAATGCATGACAACTACGTGTATGCAGCCCTACTCAAAGGAATTTGTCTATCAGGTGATCTGGATGGGACCTGTCATTTTCTTTATGAACTGGTAGACTCTGGGGTTTCTCCGAATATTTTTTGCTACAACATTCTGATCGATAAAGCCTGTAAATTAGGTTTGAAAAGAGAAGCTTATCAAATCCTCGGTGAAATGAAGAAGAATGGTCTAGCTCCTGATGCTGTTACATGGAGGACTCTTGACAAATTACATAGCAGTGTAAAAGTGCAATCTTACTCTGAGGATTCAATGTCGCAATCTGAAGGGAGTCTGCCTGAGTTGATCAGGGAAGAAAGGTTTCAATACTCATGA